The following proteins come from a genomic window of Endomicrobiales bacterium:
- the dnaG gene encoding DNA primase — protein sequence MQNLGLIAETLMAIPNEIIERIRTSLDIVDVVREYLPSIKKAGRNWKGLCPFHKEKSPSFIVSPDKGIYTCFGCRESGDVFTFVMHMDKIPWHEAVKKLASKANVTIEETNERNFPKASQRQKLLGILEQAANFYNRYLLESQDGEKAREYLKSRGIKKATIEKFKLGFAPKNQLQIQAKKKGYTQEDLVACGITVKTERGTYFEYMSGRVVFPILNSQGKVVAFGGRILDAGQPKYLNTPETQLYSKSEQLYGLYQALSDLRQNLNPIVLEGYMDVVLTHQEGCARTVASLGTAFTSQQARILKRYSDKATLLFDSDNAGLQAALRGITPLIENEVACSVVFMPEGKDPDEFILQHGLAKFEAILKEALDASEFVVQESIKKYGINTPDEKAKVVSEVLPFVDLVKNSVAKSEWIKLLSEKVGVKEDSINNEFLKFKKFSGSRSKVEAEVKQVTPSIIRTAEEELLQFLVLNPEYIAKLQSDLFLDKRCLKIFELLGSGAKSTDIIGSLDAQDVSWFASLVLEQKVYDNPKQLLETLCNDLKKRTEKGTRDLLKNEVELMLGGKIPKDDKKIELYLALNRKLKGSERTNAR from the coding sequence TTGCAAAATCTAGGTTTAATTGCTGAAACACTTATGGCAATCCCAAATGAAATTATTGAAAGAATTCGCACATCCCTTGATATTGTTGATGTCGTGCGCGAATATCTTCCTTCCATAAAAAAAGCCGGTAGAAATTGGAAGGGACTATGCCCTTTTCACAAAGAGAAATCCCCATCGTTTATAGTAAGTCCGGATAAGGGTATTTACACCTGTTTTGGATGCAGAGAAAGTGGCGATGTTTTCACATTTGTAATGCACATGGATAAAATTCCATGGCATGAGGCAGTAAAAAAACTTGCGTCAAAAGCAAATGTAACAATAGAAGAAACGAACGAGCGCAATTTCCCAAAAGCATCGCAAAGGCAGAAATTACTAGGTATTTTGGAGCAGGCAGCAAATTTTTACAATAGGTATCTTTTGGAATCACAGGATGGGGAAAAAGCTAGAGAGTATTTGAAAAGCAGAGGTATAAAAAAAGCCACAATAGAAAAGTTTAAGCTTGGTTTTGCTCCAAAAAATCAGCTTCAAATACAAGCAAAGAAAAAAGGCTATACTCAAGAAGATCTTGTAGCATGTGGCATAACAGTAAAAACAGAACGTGGCACATACTTTGAGTATATGTCAGGCAGAGTGGTTTTCCCGATATTAAACTCTCAGGGTAAAGTGGTTGCTTTCGGCGGCAGAATTTTAGATGCTGGTCAGCCTAAATATCTTAATACTCCGGAAACGCAGCTTTACTCAAAATCTGAACAGTTATATGGTCTTTATCAGGCACTTAGTGATTTAAGGCAAAACTTAAATCCAATTGTGCTCGAAGGATATATGGATGTTGTTTTAACACACCAAGAGGGTTGCGCAAGAACTGTGGCATCGCTTGGCACTGCTTTTACTTCGCAGCAGGCAAGAATTTTAAAAAGGTATTCTGACAAAGCAACACTGCTTTTTGACTCCGATAATGCTGGTTTACAGGCGGCATTGCGTGGCATAACTCCTTTAATAGAAAATGAAGTTGCATGTTCGGTAGTTTTTATGCCAGAAGGTAAAGACCCCGATGAGTTTATTTTGCAACATGGGCTGGCAAAATTTGAGGCCATACTTAAAGAAGCTCTTGATGCCTCTGAGTTTGTTGTGCAAGAGAGCATAAAAAAATATGGCATAAATACCCCAGATGAAAAAGCAAAGGTTGTATCAGAAGTTTTGCCATTTGTAGATTTGGTAAAAAACTCTGTAGCAAAATCAGAATGGATAAAGCTTCTCTCGGAAAAAGTTGGTGTCAAAGAAGATTCAATAAATAATGAATTTTTAAAATTTAAAAAGTTTTCAGGTAGCAGGTCAAAAGTTGAAGCAGAAGTTAAACAAGTTACACCGAGTATAATAAGAACAGCTGAGGAAGAACTTTTACAGTTTTTGGTGTTAAATCCTGAATATATTGCAAAGCTTCAATCTGATTTGTTTTTAGACAAAAGGTGCCTGAAGATTTTTGAGCTACTTGGCTCTGGGGCAAAAAGCACGGACATAATTGGCAGTTTAGATGCGCAAGATGTTTCTTGGTTTGCATCCCTGGTTTTGGAACAGAAAGTGTATGATAATCCAAAACAGTTATTAGAAACGCTTTGCAACGATCTTAAAAAAAGAACAGAAAAAGGCACAAGAGATTTGCTTAAGAATGAAGTTGAGTTAATGCTTGGCGGTAAAATTCCAAAAGATGACAAGAAAATTGAATTGTACCTTGCTTTAAATAGAAAATTAAAGGGTTCGGAGAGAACTAATGCAAGATAA
- the rpsU gene encoding 30S ribosomal protein S21 produces the protein MVNVRVREGESIEEAIRRFKRECERNGIMQEIKKREFYKAPSVVRKEKQAEAKRKMRRRMLKENRWAK, from the coding sequence ATGGTTAATGTACGGGTTCGTGAAGGCGAATCAATTGAAGAAGCCATTAGAAGGTTTAAGCGCGAATGTGAAAGAAATGGCATAATGCAAGAGATTAAAAAAAGAGAGTTTTATAAAGCTCCAAGCGTTGTGCGCAAAGAAAAGCAGGCAGAAGCAAAGCGCAAAATGCGCCGCAGAATGTTAAAAGAGAATAGATGGGCAAAATAA